A portion of the Punica granatum isolate Tunisia-2019 chromosome 7, ASM765513v2, whole genome shotgun sequence genome contains these proteins:
- the LOC116213291 gene encoding heavy metal-associated isoprenylated plant protein 4, whose product MAGKEAVKEKVEASVITAVYKVNLHCRQCTYEIKKPLLRTQGIHHVDFDLEKNEVKVKGEIDALKIHKKIERLSKKKVELISPKIPVKAAAETEKKVVIKETKKEVAIRTIKIKVHMHCDQCERDLRTKLLRHKGIFSVNTDMKTQTITLQGTVEESKLLSYIQSRVNKRAQIIPPPKPPEVVAEVEKEKVIMETKTTTSVIVEFKEDKKVEIKTKEGNPYFIPYVYAPQMFSDENPNACSVM is encoded by the exons ATGGCTGGAAAAGAGGCTGTGAAGGAGAAGGTCGAAGCTTCGGTGATAACAGCCGTCTACAAGGTGAACCTGCATTGCCGTCAGTGCACTTACGAGATCAAGAAACCGCTCCTTAGAACTCAAG GTATACACCATGTGGATTTCGACCTGGAGAAAAACGAAGTGAAGGTGAAAGGAGAAATAGATGCTCTAAAGATTCACAAGAAGATTGAGAGACTAAGCAAGAAGAAAGTCGAATTAATATCCCCCAAGATCCCCGTCAAAGCTGCAGCTGAAACTGAGAAGAAGGTTGTCATCAAGGAAACTAAGAAGGAA GTTGCAATCCGGACAATCAAAATAAAGGTCCACATGCACTGCGACCAATGCGAACGTGACCTGCGGACGAAGCTTTTGAGGCACAAAG GCATTTTCAGTGTTAACACAGACATGAAGACCCAGACCATAACATTGCAAGGAACCGTTGAGGAGAGCAAGTTACTATCGTACATACAAAGCAGAGTTAACAAGCGCGCCCAGATCATACCTCCTCCGAAACCACCGGAGGTCGTGGCAGAAGTGGAGAAAGAGAAGGTAATAATGGAGACTAAGACCACGACGTCCGTGATCGTCGAGTTTAAGGAGGATAAGAAGGTTGAGATTAAAACTAAAGAAGGAAATCCGTACTTCATCCCCTACGTCTATGCTCCGCAGATGTTTAGTGATGAAAATCCGAATGCCTGTTCTGTTATGTAA